One Deltaproteobacteria bacterium CG2_30_66_27 DNA segment encodes these proteins:
- a CDS encoding 1-deoxy-D-xylulose-5-phosphate reductoisomerase: MGVAVLGATGSIGRNALDVISRFPRRFRATALCAGTNARALSGLARLFRPDVVCLSEGNVADLRKEFPRGTRLLFGEEGMREAACAGNVDIVLAAASGISSIRPVIAAAERGKRIALANKELLVMAGKFVTAAARRGKAEILPVDSEHSAVFQAIAGRRRDEILRILLTASGGPFRTHTVARMRSATVAQALGHPTWRMGAKISVDSATLMNKGLEVIEATWLFGIPPSRIDVVIHPQSVVHSMVEFRDGSVMAQMGIPDMRIPIGYAFSHPGRLPLELSRLQPHRMKGMIFERPDRKRFPALRIAYAAASMGGSAPAVLSGANEEAVRAFLSREIPFTDIVRVVDRVLSAWSAPFTARTLQEVLAADAQARRDARNELSRHRRHRPS; encoded by the coding sequence CTGGGGGTAGCGGTGCTGGGCGCCACCGGCTCCATCGGCCGGAACGCGCTGGACGTCATCTCCCGGTTCCCCCGCCGGTTTCGCGCGACCGCGCTGTGCGCCGGGACGAACGCCCGGGCGCTGTCCGGTCTCGCGCGTCTCTTCCGCCCCGACGTCGTCTGTCTCTCCGAGGGGAACGTGGCGGATCTCCGGAAGGAGTTTCCGCGGGGGACGCGCCTCCTCTTCGGGGAAGAGGGGATGCGCGAGGCGGCGTGCGCCGGGAACGTCGACATCGTCCTCGCCGCGGCGTCCGGAATCTCCTCGATCCGTCCGGTCATCGCCGCCGCGGAACGGGGGAAACGGATCGCCCTGGCGAACAAGGAACTGCTCGTGATGGCCGGGAAGTTCGTGACCGCCGCTGCGCGGCGGGGGAAGGCGGAGATCCTTCCCGTCGACAGCGAGCACTCCGCCGTCTTCCAGGCGATCGCGGGCCGCCGCCGGGACGAGATCCTCCGGATCCTCCTCACGGCCTCCGGGGGGCCGTTCCGCACTCACACCGTGGCGCGGATGCGGTCGGCCACCGTGGCGCAGGCGCTGGGGCACCCCACGTGGCGGATGGGGGCGAAGATCTCCGTCGACTCCGCCACCCTCATGAACAAGGGGCTTGAAGTGATCGAGGCGACGTGGCTCTTCGGCATCCCCCCCTCGCGGATCGACGTGGTGATCCATCCCCAATCGGTGGTCCACTCGATGGTGGAGTTCCGCGACGGGAGCGTGATGGCGCAGATGGGGATCCCCGATATGCGGATCCCCATCGGCTACGCTTTCTCGCACCCCGGGCGGCTTCCGCTGGAACTGTCCCGCCTGCAACCTCATCGAATGAAAGGGATGATCTTCGAGCGGCCCGACCGGAAGCGGTTTCCGGCCCTGCGGATCGCCTACGCCGCCGCTTCGATGGGCGGCTCGGCGCCGGCGGTCCTGAGCGGCGCCAACGAGGAGGCGGTCCGGGCATTCCTGTCCCGGGAAATCCCGTTTACCGACATCGTCCGGGTCGTCGACCGGGTGCTGTCGGCGTGGTCGGCGCCGTTCACGGCCCGAACGCTTCAGGAAGTGCTCGCCGCCGACGCGCAGGCCCGCCGCGACGCGAGGAACGAACTATCCCGTCACAGGAGACACCGACCATCGTGA
- a CDS encoding di-trans,poly-cis-decaprenylcistransferase produces the protein MTSGGGGLPSLPRHVAIIMDGNGRWANLRGLPRVEGHRMGVRAVRAVVECARELRISCLTLYAFSLENWGRPEPEVLALMTLLQEFLVSELSLLLRHRIRLRVIGETSSLPFAVRQVLKRTVAATAGNTEMTLTLGLSYAGRNEIVRAARRLAAEATRGKIAPEEITEEMFSSRLDTAGIPDPDLVIRTSGELRISNFLLWQSAYAEFAFTDVLWPDFGKAEFLQALEEYSRRHRRFGLTGEQAAKLPGE, from the coding sequence ATGACCTCCGGAGGAGGCGGCCTTCCCTCCCTGCCGCGGCACGTGGCCATCATCATGGACGGCAACGGCCGATGGGCCAACCTGCGGGGGCTTCCGCGCGTCGAGGGGCACCGGATGGGAGTACGGGCCGTGCGCGCCGTCGTGGAGTGCGCCCGGGAGTTACGCATCTCCTGCCTCACGCTGTACGCCTTCTCGCTCGAGAACTGGGGCCGCCCCGAGCCAGAGGTCCTCGCGCTCATGACCCTCCTGCAGGAGTTCCTCGTCAGCGAACTTTCCCTGCTCCTCCGGCACCGGATCCGGCTGCGCGTCATCGGGGAGACCTCCTCCCTTCCGTTCGCCGTCCGGCAGGTCCTGAAGCGCACGGTGGCCGCCACGGCGGGGAACACGGAGATGACGCTGACCCTGGGGCTTTCGTACGCGGGGCGCAACGAGATCGTCCGCGCGGCGCGTCGCCTTGCCGCCGAGGCGACGCGGGGGAAGATCGCTCCGGAGGAGATTACGGAGGAGATGTTCTCCTCCCGCCTCGACACCGCCGGGATCCCCGATCCCGACCTCGTCATCCGGACCAGTGGGGAGCTCCGCATCAGCAACTTCCTGCTCTGGCAATCCGCCTACGCCGAGTTCGCCTTCACGGACGTGCTGTGGCCCGATTTCGGCAAGGCGGAGTTCCTCCAGGCGCTCGAGGAATACTCCCGCCGCCACCGGCGCTTCGGGCTGACCGGCGAGCAGGCCGCGAAGCTCCCGGGGGAGTAG